The Pseudomonadota bacterium genome has a window encoding:
- a CDS encoding HAD-IIB family hydrolase — protein sequence MPHASPPSILVFSDLDGTVLDHQTYDWAAARPGLDHLRAIGAGLVLASSKTAAEMEPIRLAMGWSDWPAIVENGSGTIPPDTASDALATGESRGSVYADLLSRLKQAPRGFIGFSDMSVQEVADATGLALGEAALARQRQFSEPGLWTGPAAGLTEFLAALKPLGLTARRGGRFLTISVVGAHGGTKADAMAKIVAHYGPKMTIALGDAPNDIEMLEAADYGIIITNPHGPTIKPLEGERSGRIRRSLKPGPAGWSEAIIKLTSVASQTQLPEHGKGGVNLAGRA from the coding sequence ATGCCGCATGCTTCTCCACCTTCCATTCTGGTCTTTTCCGACCTCGACGGTACGGTGCTCGATCACCAGACGTATGATTGGGCGGCGGCACGCCCCGGCCTCGATCATCTGCGTGCGATAGGTGCGGGTCTGGTGCTGGCATCAAGCAAGACTGCAGCGGAAATGGAGCCGATCAGACTGGCCATGGGGTGGTCCGATTGGCCAGCAATTGTGGAAAACGGTTCCGGAACAATTCCGCCAGACACGGCATCAGATGCGCTTGCTACCGGAGAGAGCCGCGGATCTGTGTATGCTGACCTGCTCAGCCGCCTCAAGCAGGCGCCGCGCGGCTTTATCGGCTTCTCGGATATGTCTGTGCAAGAGGTCGCCGACGCGACAGGCCTGGCACTAGGCGAGGCAGCGCTGGCCCGGCAACGCCAGTTCAGCGAGCCTGGCCTGTGGACCGGCCCAGCCGCTGGCCTGACAGAATTTTTGGCAGCTCTTAAGCCTTTGGGACTGACAGCGAGGCGCGGCGGGCGCTTTCTGACCATTTCCGTTGTTGGCGCGCATGGTGGGACAAAAGCCGACGCGATGGCGAAGATTGTCGCGCACTACGGACCCAAGATGACGATCGCGCTCGGGGATGCCCCCAATGACATCGAGATGCTTGAAGCGGCGGATTATGGCATCATCATCACCAACCCCCACGGTCCGACCATCAAGCCGCTGGAAGGCGAACGTTCCGGCCGGATCCGCCGGAGCCTCAAGCCCGGGCCGGCGGGCTGGTCGGAGGCCATCATCAAGCTGACATCGGTCGCATCGCAAACACAATTGCCGGAGCATGGCAAAGGCGGCGTCAACTTGGCTGGCCGCGCCTGA
- a CDS encoding uroporphyrinogen-III synthase, whose product MSAPDRSADSRSRRVLVTREEASARRTASLLAERGHTAVVAPLTDIQALHDGLLKLGRALEASPRGLIAVTSAAALEAVLAAAQREVLPFASLTKRRYGVVGGRAASLCEANGFRLLVPPAETVDALIATLAPLSADQWHKALYACARDRTASLERAYPALRAIEVYEAIARSGLDDDVVRLLRREPVDTALAYSARSARLALDALRKAGLDTLLSNLRWVCLSPAVEAELRADGVSAGYTRTSEKPNENSLLNAIDEF is encoded by the coding sequence ATGAGCGCCCCTGATCGGTCAGCCGATAGTCGGTCCAGACGGGTTCTGGTTACGCGCGAAGAAGCATCGGCGCGCCGAACGGCTTCGTTGCTCGCCGAACGCGGTCATACAGCGGTCGTGGCGCCGCTGACGGACATTCAAGCCTTGCACGATGGGTTGCTGAAGCTGGGTCGGGCTCTTGAAGCGTCACCGCGGGGCTTGATCGCAGTGACGAGCGCGGCCGCGCTTGAAGCGGTCCTTGCGGCAGCGCAGCGCGAGGTGCTGCCCTTCGCTTCGCTCACCAAGCGGCGTTATGGTGTCGTGGGAGGCCGCGCGGCAAGCTTGTGCGAGGCGAACGGCTTCAGACTTCTGGTCCCGCCGGCAGAGACCGTTGACGCTTTGATTGCGACGCTCGCGCCGCTGTCCGCTGATCAGTGGCATAAGGCTCTTTACGCGTGCGCTCGTGATCGAACGGCCAGCCTCGAGCGTGCCTATCCGGCTTTGAGGGCCATCGAAGTGTACGAAGCAATTGCGCGATCTGGCCTAGATGACGACGTGGTGCGGCTTCTACGCCGTGAACCTGTCGACACGGCGCTCGCTTATTCTGCCCGGTCCGCTCGCCTCGCACTTGATGCGCTTCGAAAGGCAGGGCTGGACACCCTGTTGTCCAATCTGCGTTGGGTCTGCTTATCGCCAGCGGTTGAAGCCGAGTTACGTGCGGACGGCGTTAGCGCTGGTTACACAAGGACGTCAGAGAAACCCAATGAAAACAGTCTTCTGAATGCTATTGACGAGTTTTAG
- a CDS encoding cyclic nucleotide-binding domain-containing protein, whose amino-acid sequence MLQLSSYGWHEAIGALGVVLYLSAYLLLQMGRLQGDGYWYAGLNLLASSCVLISLINAFNLSSALINSLWVAISLGGLIRIYRLNRAVRFGAEEQRFLTATMPTLSRTDARALLDRAMITQTKPGSELTRQGAPIDHLVYLLDGVADVRIDGRSVAALGPDAYVGDVTYRTGEPATATVTVSEPGTCVFFEIGALRRFLAKNPRARTALDASTAEHLGRKLRAANARSGQGVEGAEVQPEAAG is encoded by the coding sequence GTGCTGCAGCTCTCTTCTTATGGCTGGCATGAAGCCATCGGCGCGCTGGGCGTGGTGCTTTACCTGTCCGCCTATCTCCTGCTGCAGATGGGGCGCCTGCAGGGCGATGGCTACTGGTATGCCGGGCTCAACCTTCTGGCTTCGTCCTGTGTGCTGATCAGCCTGATCAACGCCTTCAACCTGTCGTCGGCGCTCATCAACAGCCTGTGGGTCGCGATCTCGCTTGGCGGGCTCATCCGCATCTACCGGCTCAACCGCGCCGTCCGCTTTGGCGCCGAAGAGCAGCGCTTCCTCACTGCCACGATGCCCACGCTTTCCCGCACCGACGCGCGGGCATTGCTCGATCGAGCCATGATCACGCAGACGAAGCCTGGCAGCGAACTGACGCGGCAGGGCGCACCCATCGACCATCTGGTCTACCTGCTCGACGGAGTGGCGGATGTGCGCATCGACGGACGCAGCGTCGCGGCGCTGGGCCCCGATGCTTATGTCGGCGATGTCACCTACCGCACGGGCGAGCCGGCGACCGCAACCGTGACGGTATCGGAACCGGGAACGTGCGTGTTCTTCGAGATTGGCGCGCTGCGCCGGTTTCTCGCCAAAAACCCCCGGGCCCGGACCGCCCTCGACGCCAGCACCGCTGAGCATCTGGGCCGCAAGCTCCGCGCCGCCAACGCCCGCAGCGGGCAGGGGGTTGAGGGTGCGGAGGTACAGCCGGAAGCGGCGGGCTAG
- the hemC gene encoding hydroxymethylbilane synthase: MPDIQLTLGTRGSALALAQAYETRKRLAQAHGWPLDAVAIEIFSTKGDEILNKALTEIGGKGLFTEELEQALHGGRIDLAVHSSKDMPTDLPAGLELSVFLPREDVRDVFISRDGTTVETIADGATVGTASLRRAALLKRVRPDLKTEVFRGNVQTRLKKLADGQVDATLLALAGLRRLDLEPEHMTILDPERFPPALAQGAIGIETRSGDARTRDLLAPIDDEDTGTAVACERAFLKALDGSCRTPIAGLATVDGDQLHLSGIVLKEDGSQAHTIIANGPRTQPVRFGSETGVALKAKAGPGFLPHWSS; this comes from the coding sequence TTGCCCGATATCCAGTTAACCCTTGGCACGCGCGGCAGCGCTCTGGCCCTGGCTCAAGCTTATGAGACCCGGAAACGCCTGGCCCAGGCGCACGGATGGCCGTTAGACGCGGTGGCCATAGAGATTTTTTCGACCAAGGGCGACGAAATACTCAACAAGGCGCTGACAGAAATAGGGGGCAAGGGCTTATTCACCGAAGAGTTGGAGCAGGCCCTGCATGGTGGGCGCATTGACTTGGCGGTGCACTCATCAAAGGACATGCCGACCGATTTACCCGCAGGCCTTGAACTCTCGGTGTTTCTGCCGCGCGAAGATGTCCGTGATGTCTTCATCAGCAGGGATGGTACAACGGTTGAAACGATCGCCGATGGGGCAACGGTTGGCACCGCCTCCTTGCGCCGGGCGGCGCTGTTGAAACGTGTCCGCCCAGACCTCAAAACAGAGGTTTTTCGGGGCAACGTTCAGACGCGCCTCAAGAAGCTTGCCGACGGGCAGGTTGATGCAACGTTGCTGGCGCTTGCGGGACTGCGGCGGCTGGACCTCGAGCCGGAACATATGACGATCCTCGACCCAGAGCGTTTTCCGCCCGCGTTGGCGCAAGGCGCCATTGGGATCGAAACGCGAAGCGGCGATGCGCGTACACGCGATCTGTTGGCGCCAATCGATGATGAGGATACCGGGACCGCTGTAGCGTGCGAGCGCGCGTTCCTGAAGGCGCTCGATGGTTCATGCCGGACACCGATTGCCGGACTTGCGACGGTGGACGGGGATCAGCTGCATCTGTCGGGTATTGTGTTGAAAGAGGACGGATCGCAGGCGCATACAATCATTGCCAATGGGCCTCGAACTCAGCCGGTTCGTTTCGGATCAGAAACAGGTGTCGCGCTTAAAGCGAAGGCCGGGCCGGGCTTCCTGCCGCATTGGTCGAGCTAA
- a CDS encoding ATP-dependent Clp protease proteolytic subunit, producing the protein MAPLAPFTAKDDDKDDKDKRAGMGGKLEEALNDSRFVLITGEINDKVAREATSRLLALAQLSDDPINLMISSPGGHVESGDMIHDVIRFIRPKVNAIGSGWVASAGALIYVAVPIERRFCLPKTRFLLHEPRGGVGGQASDIEIQATEIRKMRERFYEIFSEATGQSVEKLQADMDRDFWLTTDEAKDYGLLGKVITSVNDLG; encoded by the coding sequence ATGGCTCCTCTTGCCCCTTTCACCGCAAAAGATGATGACAAAGACGACAAGGACAAGCGCGCCGGAATGGGCGGAAAGCTCGAGGAAGCGCTCAACGATTCCCGCTTCGTCCTGATCACCGGTGAGATCAACGACAAGGTTGCGCGTGAAGCCACATCACGCCTTCTGGCCCTCGCTCAGCTCAGCGATGATCCGATCAATCTGATGATCTCTTCGCCCGGAGGCCATGTTGAATCCGGCGACATGATCCACGACGTCATTCGTTTCATCCGCCCGAAGGTGAACGCGATCGGGTCGGGCTGGGTCGCTTCGGCAGGGGCACTGATCTATGTCGCTGTGCCCATTGAGCGGCGGTTCTGCCTGCCCAAGACACGCTTCCTGTTGCACGAGCCACGCGGCGGGGTTGGCGGCCAGGCTTCGGACATTGAAATTCAGGCTACGGAAATTCGGAAGATGCGCGAGCGCTTCTACGAGATCTTTTCCGAAGCCACTGGCCAGAGCGTCGAGAAACTGCAAGCGGACATGGACCGCGACTTCTGGCTCACCACCGATGAGGCCAAGGATTACGGTCTTCTCGGCAAGGTCATCACATCGGTCAACGACTTGGGATAG
- a CDS encoding YciI-like protein gives MLFALMCTDKPNHLHVRQETRAEHLAFLEALGDHLKAAGPFLDENGTPNGSLIVVEADDRAAIERIAANDPYAEAGLFESVDIRPWNWIIKPPSSVV, from the coding sequence ATGCTGTTCGCCCTGATGTGCACCGATAAGCCGAACCATCTGCACGTTCGCCAGGAGACGCGCGCCGAGCATCTGGCGTTCCTCGAGGCACTGGGAGACCATTTGAAAGCGGCGGGGCCGTTTCTCGATGAAAACGGCACGCCAAACGGCTCCCTGATCGTCGTGGAAGCCGACGACCGGGCAGCCATCGAGCGGATCGCGGCGAACGATCCCTATGCCGAGGCCGGTCTTTTCGAGAGCGTCGACATCCGACCCTGGAATTGGATCATCAAACCGCCCTCTTCGGTGGTCTGA
- a CDS encoding heme biosynthesis HemY N-terminal domain-containing protein: MLRVLVFFAAVLGLAFGFAWLADRPGTVAIDWMGYQIELSAMVAMIGLVALIVAIMIVAWVLKMIVRSPQMVGGYFSSRKRDKGYEALSSGLVAAGSGDAKAAQRYAKQARKMLPAAPLTQVLAASSADLMDDGDAKRLAYRKMLDDPKCQLLGLRGLYLDAVADEDEEAARHYADQAAALAPALKWAGEAQFEDQVQRGDWPAARAVLDRNLEARIVSKTERNRLRAVLLTAEAIDREAGEPDAAKAMALEAHKLAPDLVPAAAVAGRLLIRTSKMTQASKVLETAWKNSPHPELAEVYLYVRPGDAVADRLKRARRLRQLCSHTTEGDLALARALMEAGRLEEARETLSDHVGDDATQRVCLLMAEIEEKDTGDTVAARSWMARALRAKRDPAWVADGYVSSTWEPVSPLSGRVDAFVWKVPVERYAAHEPIAIPAESLGADGQVMLPARLPDVVDVPTSTDGGDTVETVEAEPAIVSDADMKAAVSDGSSAKANTDEKSAGDGTKENVAEVEKVELDGEASDDDADEAGPDQESAPEPATSIESTARPMAPANDDAQPGTSEAPKAGADDAAQTAAEVTPNEHPQAGVDPASPEAEMEPKSAPTSPPASGMKKASGSEKADKQASESYSGLPDGHAPDDPGDNASDEYDGNPRRRFRLF, encoded by the coding sequence GTGTTGCGGGTATTGGTCTTCTTCGCTGCCGTCTTGGGCCTTGCGTTCGGGTTTGCCTGGCTGGCCGATCGGCCCGGGACCGTGGCGATCGATTGGATGGGCTACCAGATCGAGCTTAGTGCGATGGTGGCGATGATCGGGCTTGTCGCGCTGATCGTCGCAATCATGATCGTGGCATGGGTCCTGAAGATGATTGTACGCTCGCCGCAGATGGTCGGCGGGTATTTTTCCTCGCGCAAGCGCGACAAGGGCTATGAGGCCCTGTCTAGCGGTCTCGTCGCAGCGGGCTCCGGCGATGCGAAAGCGGCGCAGCGATATGCGAAACAGGCGCGCAAGATGTTGCCAGCCGCTCCGCTAACCCAGGTTTTGGCCGCGTCTAGCGCCGACTTGATGGACGATGGTGATGCCAAGCGGCTCGCCTATCGCAAGATGCTGGATGATCCCAAGTGCCAGTTACTTGGTCTTCGCGGGCTTTATCTCGATGCCGTTGCCGACGAGGATGAAGAAGCGGCCCGCCACTATGCCGACCAAGCGGCAGCGTTGGCGCCCGCGCTCAAATGGGCCGGTGAGGCGCAGTTTGAAGATCAGGTTCAACGCGGCGATTGGCCGGCGGCGCGTGCGGTTCTGGACCGTAATCTCGAAGCGCGGATCGTCTCGAAAACCGAACGCAATCGCCTGCGTGCCGTGCTTTTGACCGCCGAGGCAATCGACCGGGAAGCGGGCGAGCCCGACGCGGCCAAAGCCATGGCGCTTGAAGCGCACAAATTAGCGCCTGACCTCGTCCCGGCAGCGGCGGTGGCTGGCCGCTTGCTGATCCGCACGTCAAAGATGACCCAGGCCAGCAAGGTTCTGGAAACGGCCTGGAAGAACAGCCCCCACCCGGAGTTGGCGGAGGTTTATCTTTACGTACGGCCTGGTGACGCCGTGGCGGACCGGCTCAAGCGTGCAAGGCGTTTGCGCCAATTATGTTCCCACACAACCGAGGGCGATTTGGCACTGGCTCGGGCGCTGATGGAAGCTGGGCGGCTTGAAGAAGCGCGTGAGACGCTGTCCGACCATGTGGGCGACGATGCCACGCAACGCGTGTGCCTTCTGATGGCGGAGATCGAAGAAAAAGATACCGGAGACACGGTGGCGGCGCGCAGTTGGATGGCGCGGGCCCTTCGTGCCAAACGCGACCCCGCGTGGGTGGCTGATGGCTATGTCTCGTCGACCTGGGAGCCGGTTTCGCCACTGTCCGGCAGGGTTGATGCGTTTGTTTGGAAGGTTCCGGTTGAGCGCTATGCGGCCCATGAGCCCATCGCGATCCCGGCGGAGTCCCTGGGTGCCGATGGCCAGGTGATGTTGCCTGCGCGCCTCCCCGATGTTGTGGACGTACCCACGTCAACCGACGGCGGGGACACAGTGGAGACGGTGGAGGCTGAGCCAGCTATCGTATCAGATGCGGATATGAAAGCCGCTGTCTCAGATGGATCGTCCGCCAAAGCAAACACTGACGAGAAAAGTGCCGGCGATGGCACCAAGGAGAACGTTGCCGAGGTAGAAAAGGTTGAGCTAGACGGTGAGGCATCTGACGATGACGCTGATGAAGCCGGACCGGACCAAGAATCTGCGCCCGAGCCGGCAACGTCGATAGAGAGCACTGCCAGACCGATGGCGCCGGCGAATGATGACGCCCAACCGGGAACGTCAGAGGCACCTAAAGCCGGTGCTGACGATGCGGCGCAGACAGCTGCTGAGGTTACCCCAAACGAGCATCCCCAAGCTGGCGTTGATCCCGCATCCCCCGAAGCGGAAATGGAGCCCAAGAGCGCTCCGACATCTCCGCCAGCCTCCGGGATGAAGAAGGCCTCTGGCAGTGAGAAAGCCGATAAACAAGCCTCTGAAAGCTATTCTGGCTTACCGGACGGGCATGCTCCCGATGATCCGGGTGATAACGCCAGCGATGAGTATGATGGCAACCCGCGACGCCGCTTTCGTCTGTTTTGA
- a CDS encoding cyclic nucleotide-binding domain-containing protein, whose product MNILADTISLTGWTSWAGLAGIGLYIIAYAMLQLGFLRADTYTFCAMNALAGVGVLFGLTGAFNVWTALIQLLWIGLSLIGAVRLWLDRRTVAFDTEEAAYLKRALPKLPKPLARDLMDLAHVMSIDAGTELTTQGEEITHLAYMLEGDAEVIVQGHPVASLGPGAYIGEVTYADAQPASATVILSSPAVIVSFEIDTLRSFLDENPGVQPHLEHSAANNLRAKLRAANARIVENEMNRALAAPESEADVPQSSPAEGRRSADQGSDPFFGSRTPPTAPQSPSGRPPKIKEVV is encoded by the coding sequence ATGAACATCTTGGCAGACACAATCAGTCTTACGGGCTGGACAAGCTGGGCTGGGCTTGCGGGCATTGGCCTGTACATTATCGCCTATGCAATGCTTCAGTTGGGCTTCCTGCGCGCCGACACCTACACCTTCTGCGCGATGAATGCTCTTGCAGGCGTTGGAGTTCTGTTCGGCCTGACCGGCGCGTTCAACGTCTGGACGGCCTTGATCCAGCTTCTATGGATCGGCTTGTCATTGATCGGCGCGGTGCGCCTTTGGCTCGACCGGCGCACGGTGGCGTTTGACACCGAGGAAGCCGCTTACCTCAAACGCGCGCTGCCGAAACTTCCCAAACCGCTGGCGCGCGATCTGATGGATCTGGCGCATGTCATGTCCATCGATGCAGGCACCGAGCTGACCACGCAAGGCGAGGAGATCACCCATCTCGCCTACATGTTGGAGGGCGATGCCGAGGTCATTGTTCAAGGCCATCCGGTAGCGTCACTCGGACCCGGCGCCTACATTGGCGAGGTGACCTATGCCGACGCCCAACCGGCCAGCGCAACCGTGATCCTGTCGAGCCCTGCGGTGATCGTCTCCTTTGAGATCGATACGTTGCGCAGTTTTCTGGATGAGAATCCCGGCGTACAGCCGCACCTCGAACACAGCGCAGCGAACAATTTGCGCGCCAAGCTGCGGGCTGCAAATGCCCGCATCGTCGAAAACGAAATGAACCGCGCGTTGGCCGCGCCTGAGAGCGAGGCCGACGTGCCGCAAAGCTCCCCGGCTGAAGGGAGGCGTTCGGCCGATCAAGGTAGCGATCCGTTTTTCGGCTCCCGGACCCCACCAACCGCGCCGCAAAGCCCCTCCGGACGACCCCCAAAAATCAAAGAAGTGGTTTAA
- a CDS encoding EVE domain-containing protein, with product MRYWLFKSEPFKWSWDQQKAKGDAGEEWDGVRNYQARNFMREMKQGDRGFFYHSNEGLEIVGIVEVCAEIHPDSTTDDERWECVDIRALADVPKPISLKEIKATESLSDMSLVTSMRLSVQPVRDEEWAIVCKMGGIDPETLKPT from the coding sequence ATGCGCTACTGGCTGTTCAAATCCGAACCGTTCAAATGGTCCTGGGACCAGCAGAAAGCCAAAGGCGACGCTGGCGAGGAATGGGATGGCGTCCGCAACTACCAGGCGCGTAATTTCATGCGCGAAATGAAACAGGGTGATCGGGGCTTTTTCTACCATTCCAACGAAGGGTTGGAGATCGTCGGCATCGTCGAGGTGTGCGCCGAAATACACCCCGATTCGACGACCGATGACGAACGGTGGGAGTGCGTCGATATCCGCGCGCTGGCCGATGTGCCCAAGCCGATCTCGCTGAAGGAGATCAAAGCGACCGAAAGCCTGTCGGACATGAGCCTTGTCACCTCCATGCGCCTGTCGGTTCAGCCGGTGCGCGACGAAGAATGGGCAATTGTCTGTAAGATGGGCGGAATCGACCCGGAGACGTTGAAGCCCACTTGA
- the tsaD gene encoding tRNA (adenosine(37)-N6)-threonylcarbamoyltransferase complex transferase subunit TsaD: MLALGLETSCDETAVALVRREADGRAIIEAERVLSQLDEHAPYGGVVPEIAARAHIDHLDGLVAQCMGEAARSFADLDLVAATTGPGLIGGVLVGAVTGQAIASASGASFRSVNHLEGHALSPRLSADLTFPYLLLLVSGGHTQIVLVEGVGAYVRWGSTLDDALGEAFDKTAKLLELGVPGGPAVERMALQGDSGAIRLPRPLKGKSGCDFSFAGLKTALRLAAEAKAPLSDQDVSDLCAGFQSAVTGILADRLQNALARWAETFDRPPTLVAAGGVAANAAIRRTLDQLMAAHQGVLIVPPIRHCSDNAAMIAWAALERESVGLPPHSTTARPRWPLDETATPVLGHGKKGARA; the protein is encoded by the coding sequence ATGCTGGCCCTGGGCCTTGAAACAAGTTGCGATGAAACCGCGGTCGCACTCGTCCGTCGTGAGGCAGACGGGCGGGCGATCATTGAGGCCGAACGGGTCCTCAGCCAACTTGACGAACACGCGCCCTACGGCGGCGTGGTACCCGAGATCGCGGCGCGGGCGCACATCGACCATCTCGATGGGCTCGTCGCCCAGTGCATGGGCGAAGCGGCTCGATCCTTTGCTGACCTTGATCTTGTGGCGGCGACCACCGGCCCGGGCCTCATAGGTGGCGTGCTTGTTGGCGCCGTCACCGGACAAGCCATAGCAAGCGCATCAGGTGCATCGTTTCGGTCCGTAAACCATTTGGAGGGTCACGCGCTTTCTCCGCGCTTAAGCGCCGATCTCACCTTTCCCTATTTGTTGCTGCTGGTGTCAGGCGGCCATACCCAAATTGTGCTGGTTGAGGGCGTCGGCGCCTATGTCAGATGGGGTTCAACCCTGGACGACGCCCTGGGTGAAGCGTTCGACAAGACCGCCAAATTGCTCGAACTTGGCGTCCCTGGAGGACCAGCGGTTGAGCGGATGGCCCTGCAGGGCGACAGCGGCGCAATTCGCCTGCCCAGGCCGCTCAAGGGCAAATCAGGATGCGATTTCTCCTTCGCCGGGCTCAAGACTGCGCTTCGACTGGCGGCAGAGGCAAAAGCACCCTTGAGCGATCAGGATGTCAGCGATTTATGTGCCGGATTCCAGTCTGCCGTGACGGGCATTCTTGCCGACCGTTTGCAGAACGCGCTTGCCCGATGGGCGGAAACCTTCGATCGGCCGCCCACGCTGGTGGCTGCCGGCGGCGTCGCGGCGAACGCTGCGATCCGGCGAACCCTCGACCAGCTGATGGCCGCGCATCAAGGCGTCCTCATCGTGCCGCCCATCCGCCATTGTAGCGATAACGCCGCCATGATCGCATGGGCAGCGCTTGAGCGCGAATCCGTCGGCCTACCCCCTCATTCGACCACCGCAAGGCCGCGCTGGCCCCTTGATGAAACCGCCACTCCCGTTCTGGGCCACGGAAAGAAAGGGGCTCGTGCTTAG
- a CDS encoding glycosyl transferase, whose amino-acid sequence MADFHQNGNITTLHDLRARRPEILAHEVSVLAASRKVSLILPCLYSELEGPALPGILAQLSKITYLHRIIIGLDAADEQQFRTARSFFKVLPQDHTVIWNDGPRMTAILDQLDALRLAPTERGKGKNVWTCMGYLIACADSSVMAIHDCDIITYDRSLLDRLIYPVVNPSFPYQMAKGFYPRIGDGKLNGRVTRLLVSPLLIALKRVIGDRDYIDYLRSFRYPLSGEFAIRTPILPDLRIPSDWGLEIGILSEAWRNLAPKSVCQVEIADNYDHKHQNLSEDDARTGLSKMSIDICKALFRKLAADGTIFTHNTFRTLKATYYRSALDLLESYYTDAKMNGLALDRHSEERSIELFAENILVAGQAFLDNPNETPFIPTWNRVHAADPEILTQMHAAVAADLDDYPAT is encoded by the coding sequence ATGGCCGATTTTCACCAGAACGGGAATATCACCACCCTGCACGATCTTCGCGCGCGGAGACCCGAGATATTGGCGCACGAAGTGTCCGTGCTGGCCGCCTCACGCAAAGTGTCGCTGATTTTGCCGTGCTTGTATTCCGAACTGGAGGGCCCCGCCCTTCCCGGCATTCTCGCGCAGCTTTCAAAAATCACTTACCTGCACCGCATCATCATCGGTCTGGATGCTGCCGACGAACAGCAGTTTCGGACGGCACGGTCGTTTTTCAAGGTGCTGCCGCAGGATCATACTGTGATCTGGAATGACGGCCCCAGGATGACGGCGATCCTCGATCAGCTGGACGCGTTGCGCCTCGCCCCAACCGAGCGGGGCAAAGGAAAAAATGTTTGGACCTGCATGGGCTATCTCATTGCCTGTGCCGATTCCTCGGTCATGGCCATCCACGACTGCGATATCATTACCTATGATCGCTCGCTTCTCGACCGGCTGATCTATCCGGTGGTCAACCCATCATTTCCCTATCAGATGGCCAAAGGCTTCTATCCGCGCATCGGCGACGGCAAGCTCAATGGCCGCGTGACCCGACTTCTGGTCAGCCCACTTCTGATCGCACTCAAACGGGTTATCGGCGATCGGGACTACATCGATTACCTGCGCAGCTTCCGCTATCCGCTGTCGGGAGAGTTTGCGATCCGCACGCCAATCCTGCCCGATCTTCGCATTCCGTCGGACTGGGGCCTTGAGATCGGGATCCTCTCGGAAGCCTGGCGCAATCTGGCGCCCAAATCCGTGTGCCAGGTCGAAATCGCCGACAATTATGACCACAAGCACCAAAACCTGTCTGAGGACGATGCGCGCACCGGTCTGTCAAAGATGTCCATCGACATTTGCAAGGCGTTGTTTCGAAAGCTGGCCGCAGATGGCACCATCTTCACCCACAACACATTCCGGACGCTCAAGGCCACCTACTACCGGTCTGCGCTCGACCTGCTTGAGAGCTATTACACCGACGCGAAAATGAATGGCCTGGCGCTTGATCGCCATTCTGAGGAACGCTCCATCGAGCTGTTCGCGGAGAATATCCTGGTTGCGGGCCAGGCGTTCCTCGACAACCCCAATGAGACGCCGTTCATTCCGACCTGGAACAGGGTTCACGCCGCCGACCCCGAGATACTGACGCAAATGCACGCTGCGGTCGCTGCCGATCTGGACGACTATCCGGCCACCTAG